Within Sorghum bicolor cultivar BTx623 chromosome 2, Sorghum_bicolor_NCBIv3, whole genome shotgun sequence, the genomic segment ATCTCGGTCCCGGTGGCGGCGATCTTGGTGATGAGCTTCCTGTTCCGTACGTTCCTCTGTACAAGGAGTCGGCCGCGCTGACGGATAGCTAGTACTGACATGATCCCTATGATGCGGAAATGGACATTTTGTTTTCATTAGTTGTGCTGCCATATTACTGTTTACTATTCCCTCCatcctagggccttgtttagtttcgaaaattgaaaagttttcggtaccgtagcacttttgtttgtttgtgacaaatattatccaatcatagactaactaggattaaaagattcgtctcgtgatttacagctaaactgtgtaattagtttttgttttcgtctatatttaatgtttcatgcatgtgtcacaagatttgatgcgacggagaatcttgaaaattttttggttttcagggtgaactaaaccaaTTCCAAAACTCTTGaaaagtcaaaacatctcaagtttaactaaatttatatagtaGGATAATAGCATTTAtaatatcaactaagtatcgttaggttcttcattaattacattttcatagtatatctatttgatgccacaaaattttataattttttctataacttTGGTCAGATTAAAAATGCTTTGACactccaaaattcttggaacgacttacaatttgagatggagagaGCACTCAATAAAATAACGAAATGATAAAGAGAGAAGAAAGcagtttcatatatatatatatatatatatatatatatatatatatatgaaactaCTTGCATAATAATTTCCAAAGCAAATGCACTCTAActtatcctctctctctctcttttttgaaACTCGCTCTTACTTATCTTGCGTATGAAGGCATCATTTGGaacaaagcaaaaaaaaatgaagGAATTCTACAACATTTAAATCCTATATAGGAAAATATCTTATAAACTCCCTTTGGAACAATGGATTATGTTCCTATAATTGAAATGACTTGTTTCATAGAAATTTTGTTGGAATTTTACCAATAAATTGAACCTCAGAAAAATTCCTTTTGTGTCTTCGAATCCCCTATGTTTTTTTTGCGCTCACTCCAAACGTTGTGTTTTCCATTTTGTTTGTTTAGCTGATAAGTTATGGTAGAAAATATTGTTGAATGGTTGATAGATTTGACTAataaactcaagcgaacaaACTTATAGGATTAacattttatttattaatttttttatttctaagttTCTAGAGTCCTATATATGTTCCAAAGATGTTTGAATCaacaaaaacaaagaaaaacaTTAGAAAAAGACTATTTTATATGGTcaaatatttgttatcttgcaCGATGTGGCACTCCTTTAAAATCCTTTTTCGAATCGGCTGAAACATTTCAGAACATGTCTTTTGGCATTTCGATATTTTTGTCAAATGATTTTATATATTTGTCGGAATGTTAGCACGTGTGTGCGGATAAGACTCCCACAGTATCCGAGATACCGTTAGTAAGTACTAggcgtcttgtttagttcaccctgaaaaccaaaaagtttttaagatttttcgtcatatcgaatcttacggtacatgcatgaagcattaaatataaacaaaaacaaaaactaaaactaattatataatttgcctgtaaatcgtgaaatgattcttttgatcctaattagtttatgattagacaatatttgtcacaaacaaaccagAGTATTTTTTCtaattgtttagttcgtgaaaaaagttttatatatttataattataataattaatgtttaatcatagactaattaaattaaaagattcatctcgtaatatatatatatatataaattatacaattaattatttttattatatattttatacataatatttaatgtgatgagACACTAAATTTTTAAGCAGAAACTTTTTTATGATAGTAGAAAGTGAAAACTAACAAAAAGGCAAAAAAAAAGTCCCGTTCCGTTGACACGTGCTAGTAGCGTACGCCCCGTTCCCGAGATATATAGGACGCTCCAGATACCTCCCTTCCCTACGCATCCTCTCTTCCGCATCGCCCTTCttctctctaaaccctagccgcCTCGCGCCTCGATCCGAGCAACCCTAGGTCTCCGCACGAGGTGAGCCGCCACCCCCTCCCGCCTCCTCTCGTCGGGACGCGATTCGCGCTGTTCCGTTGCGCGGATCGCTGCGGAATCTCGGTTTTCCTGATGGGATTTGCCTGCCGTGCAGGTAGCTCCGATTGATTTGGCCCCAAGATGGCGGAGGACAAGGTGGGGCGGATCTTCGTCGGCGGGCTGTCGTGGGACACCACGGAGCGCACGCTCGAGCGCACCTTCGGCCAGTACGGCAAGGTCATCGAGGCACAGGTACGGCGACGGTTCTGCCCTGCCGTGATGGTTGTGATTTGAGGGGATTGGAGTTGGTTTAGTTGGGGGTGTCCCCCTGTTTTGGTGTGGTTTGACGGATGTGCTCCTCCCAGACAAAGGGAGTCGTAGAATAAGGTTGTTTTCGAGAATTACTCTGTTATATGGATCACTTTTTATTAACCTGCTTGCATGATAGTCTGATGCAGTAGACACATGATAAACGATGGTTTGCTGCAGATATAACTTTTACATAAACCATAGCAATTGCCAAATGAATCAATTTTCTTTGTGATACAGAAAGATTACACACTTAAAAAACATTTTTTGTTCGATCTTGGGGAAAGCAGATGATTAAACTGCTTGTTAATTGTTGTAACTTAGGTATGTTAAATTTGGTTACCAAGAACCGGAGTTTTATTGATTGTTACTTGTCTGTTTCACCATTCTGATTATGTTTCCACCATTCCTAGTTATAGGTAACTGAAATGTCTCATGACTGTGCATCATAACTAATAATGAAAATCCCTTACTGTTGTTGTTTGTATCAAATGACCTCATGGTTGTAAGTTGAAATTTTTTGATAACCACagttatggccaaaagaatttatATATCATAACTGGAACAAGTGATGTTTCTTATTTGTGTATGTTAGGGCTTGTTTTAACTCCCATTTTAGTCTTACAATCTCAATCTAATAGCAGCTGGTGGTTCAAAGAGGCTGCAGTCAGTTCCATTTCTATATGTTAGGAAGTTAGCAAAGTTGCAGGAAAAGAAATTCACGAATCAATTGAGCTCGCTGGTTAGCATTTTTGCGGTGATGGGTTCAGTAAAAATCAATTGGAGGCATATGCACTGTTAGATTCAGTTTTGCTAGATGTGCTCTGTTTTGTGTGACAGAACCAGAGACCTGTTTCTGCCATGTTAGTACTTAAGATAACTGCTGCCAGCTTTAGATCACAGAAAAGAATCATCACCGGCATGGTTAATGAACTCCACAGAAGTAAACATGGTTGCCAGTGCTGGACTGAACTTGTGGCAAAATTTGGTTGCATCATTCTTCTGGATCTAGGGATCTAATTTGATAAGAAAGGCAGAGAAACCATTTGCCTTTTCAGTGATGCAGCAATGGTGATGTTGAAGAGTGTTGTATGCTCATCTGTGCCTACATCTGCTTCCAAGAGCATTATTCCCCATGCCCATTGTGCATTTCCCATTGCAATGGAAATGCTTAGTTCTTCATGCAAAAGAAAAGCCAGGATTAAAAAAATTGCATTTAGACTTTCGGATTATGTTTTTCTGATTCTGAAGGATATGGCAGGGTAACTAAAATCTACCTGGTCATGTTATAGTTCACCTCTAGTTTTGTGCCTATACAACTGACCAGAACTAATGGGTCTCAGTTCAGTTTTCTGGATTGGATACTGGTTCTTGCAGCACATGGTCCTCACCTGGAAGTGTTCAGACTCATCAATGTCGTTTGTGGTCACATGCTTGATTCTTCAGTTCTGACTTTGGTCGTAGTAATCATTAGTGTTCTTAACCAAGTGGATGGTCAAAGCAGATTTTGATTTGCATACAATATTTGAGCTGTGGCATAAGGATCGACTGTTAACTCTTGTACAGTTGGGATGATTTCACTGGTTTTGCACAATGTTCACTAGCTGTTTGATTTCATACATCACCCTAGTTTGCATGTTGTTCCTATTGATAGAATTTTTGGTTGCTCActgttatatatatagtttctgTCTTCCCATTGGTTCATTTTCATTGTATTGATAGGTTGTAGTGGAAAGGGAGACAGGCCGCTCGAGGGGATTTGGATTTGTCACATTTTCAGAACCTCGGGCTGTGGATGCTGCCATTCGGGGAATGCATAATGGAGAATTGGATGGCCGTAATATTTCTGTGAACAAAGCTCAACCTAGGAACTCTGATGATGGCTATGgatatggtggtggtggtggtggtggttacTCGTCTGGTGCTAGAGGTGGATATCGTAGTGGAGGTGATGTAGTTCCAGCAGCAAGTGATGATTGTTTCAAATGTGGCCGCCCTGGACATTGGGCTCGTGAATGCCCTTACTCAGATGGAAGTGGTAGAACTGGAAGGTACTCTCCCGCTTCAAGGTATGGTGGCGGCACTGGTGGACGTGGTGACCGCTTTGGAGGATCAGATCGTTTTGCTCGCTATGATGATGATCGATATGATGGTGGCCGCTATGTAGACAGCAGGGATACTTACTATGGTGCTGGGCGTGATCGTTATGCTAGTGATCGCTATGCGCCAGCAGCAGACCGCTATTCTGGTGACAGGTACAGTGGTGCAGATCGTTATGCGTCCAGTGGCTTTGCCAGAGAAAGGAGCTATGAGAGAGATGGAGGGAGGTCCAATGGAGGGTACTACCGTGATGATCCGAGGGGCACTGGTGGCTATGGCAGAGGTGGTTCacgtggcggcggtggcggtggtgggccTGCTCGCTTTGGTGGGAGTTACCGAGATAGGCCTGCTCCATATGACCGTCCTAGCAGGGGAGGAGGGGCAGCTCGTGCTTATGATGATCGTTACTAAAGAGTGTTTCCTTGAAGCAGAACAGAGATATCTGTTTATTTCAGTTACACATCAGTATTTACATTTGCCAGGTTGATCCTTCAATTAGTTATTCAGCAGTGCAGTTTGTTTTATTAGTCTCTGAAGACAATGGTTCAGTATGTGAGTTATTAGTATGTTGGTACCATAATCTGTAGGCAGTGTGATCCTGGTTCATTTGGCATCTTTGTGTAATTACTTCGGAGTTTGCACTAAATAATGAACTAATTGCAGTATGTGATCTTTGAATTAGACTGTTCTGCTTACTGAGACAGCCGTGCCATATTTTGCATTGTGGATGAATTTCACACCGATAATGCTGAGATGTGCTGTGCGACAGTACAGATCTTTGGAAATGGATGTTTGCTTTGCCGGGCGATCTCCAATTTGTtcagctcttgtttgtactatgCCT encodes:
- the LOC8063625 gene encoding glycine-rich RNA-binding protein RZ1C, which gives rise to MAEDKVGRIFVGGLSWDTTERTLERTFGQYGKVIEAQVVVERETGRSRGFGFVTFSEPRAVDAAIRGMHNGELDGRNISVNKAQPRNSDDGYGYGGGGGGGYSSGARGGYRSGGDVVPAASDDCFKCGRPGHWARECPYSDGSGRTGRYSPASRYGGGTGGRGDRFGGSDRFARYDDDRYDGGRYVDSRDTYYGAGRDRYASDRYAPAADRYSGDRYSGADRYASSGFARERSYERDGGRSNGGYYRDDPRGTGGYGRGGSRGGGGGGGPARFGGSYRDRPAPYDRPSRGGGAARAYDDRY